In Sorghum bicolor cultivar BTx623 chromosome 10, Sorghum_bicolor_NCBIv3, whole genome shotgun sequence, one genomic interval encodes:
- the LOC8058862 gene encoding uncharacterized protein LOC8058862: MAMEVQGTRRPPQDAGVKVKFIETQFISSDAASFKAVVQRLTGKSPAPASSQTAAHQAPAAPHPQRPRPCRPAFVGAGQQQQQAAGWTMDQQATAGYLAMMPAPKQEPLAAASRLEDMNELCDFADLFYTTTAASARRDVGGSAFPY; this comes from the coding sequence ATGGCCATGGAGGTCCAGGGCACCAGGCGGCCGCCGCAGGACGCCGGCGTGAAGGTCAAGTTCATCGAGACGCAGTTCATCAGCTCCGACGCCGCCAGCTTCAAGGCCGTCGTGCAGCGCCTCACCGGCAAGTCCCCCGCCCCCGCCTCGTCGCAGACGGCGGCTCATCAGGCGCCGGCGGCACCGCACCCGCAAAGGCCGCGCCCGTGCCGGCCGGCCTTCGTTGGCGccgggcagcagcagcagcaggctgcCGGGTGGACGATGGATCAACAGGCTACTGCCGGCTACCTGGCGATGATGCCGGCGCCGAAGCAAGAGCCGCTCGCGGCGGCGTCGAGGCTGGAGGACATGAACGAGCTCTGCGACTTCGCAGACCTGTTctacaccaccaccgccgcgagcGCGCGCCGCGACGTCGGCGGCAGCGCCTTCCCTTACTGA